Below is a genomic region from Elusimicrobiota bacterium.
TCCCCTTTTTGGCGAAAAACATCCCTTGTTCGACAAGAGAATTCCGAGTCCATCCCGCTGCACCGTTTGGGGATGGCCTTGCTCGCCACCTGTTTTATTCAACTGATCTTGGGCGCCACCTTACGGCATACCGGACGAGCGTTGGCCTTCCATATTCTCGGGGCTTTCACAGTGGCCATATTTGCTTGTTGGTTTGTTTGGAGAGTATGGAGAAATTACGGCGAGTTTGGTGCTTTAAGACGAGTGGCCGCTTTACTTCTGGTCGTCTTGATTTCGCAGTTGGGATTGGGCGTCGCCACTTATTTCCTCTTGAGGCACAGGTTTGACGTGATTCCCCCTCCCTTTCCCGCGATCCTGACCATAACGGCGCATGTGGCGATCGGCGCCCTCCTCCTCGGACTTTCGATGCTGGCGATTCTCTTGGCCTATCGAACCAAACCCGCTCATTTACCCTCGTTGATGACCACCCTCAAAGATTATTTCACGTTGACCAAACCCGGTATCGGTTTCATGGCCGGTTTTACGGCGCTCGCGGGGTTCATTCTCGGAAGCCCTGGCGAGGTCAATTTTCTTCGTTTGATTCATACCTGCTTGGGCACATTGTTGGCGGCGGCCGGAGCCGGGTGCCTTAACATGCTCATTGAAAAAGATATCGACGCTCAAATGGCCCGCACCCAATCTCGCCCATTGCCCTCAGGCCGGCTCAAATCTGGAGAAGTTTTTTTCATTGGGCTTCTATTCTCCTTGTCCAGCGTGGTTTATTTAAGTTGGATGGTGAACTTCATCACGGCTTTTTTTGGAGCGCTGACCTTAAGCGTCTATCTATATTTTTATACCCCTTTAAAAAAAATATCGGGTGTTTGTGTATCCATTGGCGCGATTGCCGGAGCGCTCCCCCCCGTGATGGGTTGGACAGCCGCCACCGGGCGACTCTCCATTGAGGCTTTGGCTTTGTTTGGGATATTGTTTTTTTGGCAATTCCCCCACTTCTTATCTCTGGCCTGGCTTTATAAAGAGGACTACGCCTCAGCCGGGCTGCACATGCTCCCCAACCCTCTTTCTGGTGATCGAGCGACGGCCTTACAAATGTTTTGGTCCAGCGCAGCTTTGATGTTGGTGAGCTTCCTGCCCACTTTCCTCGGGTTAACCGGACGTTTGTATTTTCTGATAGCGCTCTCGCTTGGAGTTGTTCTTCTTTGGTTCAGCTATGGCTTTTTAAAAGACATAGGCCGCCCGCAAGCCCGCCGCGTTTTTCTTTTTTCCCTTCTCTATATCCCTGTTCTCGTGACTTTTATGCTGATCAATACGCCAGGCAAGGGTTTGCAGTGAAAACCGGGGTCGCTCCAGCTGTCCAAGTCGTTGATGTTAATCACTCGTACACTGTCGGAAAGAAAACACGACAGGTTCTCGACCACCTCAATATCACGGTGAAACGCGGAGAAATATTCGGCCTCTTGGGTCCCAATGGCGGCGGGAAAACAACTCTTTTCAAGATTCTTTCCACGGCGATTCCCCTGACGAGCGGCGAAGTCAAGATATTTGATTTTGATCTAAAAACCCAAGCCCACCAAATTCGAAATAAAATGGGAGTGGTGTTTCAACACCCGAGCTTGGATAAAAAGTTAACTCTATTGGAGAATATCGAAACTCAAGGAGTCTTATACGGCCTTGGGCGAGAAGAAATCAAAAGTAGATCGAGTCAACTTCTTAAGAAATTTTCTTTGTTGGACCGGGCCCATGACTTCGTGGAACATTTATCTGGGGGGCTTCAACGTCGCGCGGAAATTGTGAAAGCCCTTCTTCATGAACCCGAGCTCTTGCTTATGGATGAACCCTCCACGGGCTTGGACCCTGGTTCCCGCCGCGATTTGTGGGATTTGTTAAATAATCTTAAAAACGAGGGAGTGACCATCCTTCTCACCACTCATCTTATGGAAGAAGCAGACAAATGCGACCGTGTGAGCATTCTCCATCATGGACGTACAATAAAGACCGGAACGCCAAACGATCTCAAAAATAAAATTGGTGGAGACATGATTGTTGTGCATGCAGACCAATTAGATTTACTCTCCTCAAAAATTCACCAAACGTTTGGCCTCACGCCAATCCTCATTGATAACACCCTCCGAATCGAAATGGCGGAGGGCCACAAATTTATCCCGAAACTGGTCGAGAGTTTCCCTGGCCTCATCAAGGCTGTTTCCGTTGGGAAACCAACGCTGGAAGATGTGTTCGTGCACGAAACCGGTCAAGCGTTTGAGGATCCGCGTGCTTAATTTCATCGCCTGCACCTCCGCTTTGCTCAAGAGAGAAATCATTCGGTTTCTCCGCCAAAGACAAAGAATTGTCGGGGCCCTTGGAACTCCATTGGTTTTTTGGGGCCTCATCGGATCCGGCATGGGAACCCTTAAATATTTCTTTCCAGGGACCGTTGTCATGATTCTCCTTTTTACCGCCATTTTCTCAACCATCTCCATCATTGAAGACCGAAGGGAAGGGTTCCTGCAGGCCGTCCTCGTTTCTCCGGCTTCCCGCATGAGCGTGGTCATGGGAAAAATTTGGGGGGGCACGCTTTTGGCCACCCTCCAAGGGTTGGTTTTTTTCTTGGCTCTTCCTTTTTTGGGACTTCAGCTGAGTTGGGCGGATTTTCTTTTCATTCTGATTATCATGTTGACCATCTCATTTGCCTTAACAGGCCTGGGATTTATCATCGCTTGGAAATTGGATTCCACCCAAGGGTTTCACGCCATCATGAATTTACTGCTCATGCCGATGTGGTTCTTGTCGGGCTCACTTTTCCCGCTGACGAATGCTCCCCATTGGCTTAAAACAGTGATTCAATTAAATCCCTTAACCTATGGCGTGGCCGCTTTGCACCAAGGTTTTTTTGGAAACTCTCTGCAGATGGGACTCTCCAATCCTTCGCGACTTTATTGCCTTTCCATGATGATTATTTTCGCTCTCTCCAGTTTGGTTCTGGCCAGATGGGTGGCGGGTAAAAATGAATAATTTTTCGAGTTTAGAGTTTGAGACTTGTGATAGGAATTTCGAAATTTCCGATATGTCATTTTGAGCGAAGCGAATCTATGAAATGGAATCGTGGAATCTTGTTTTTATACGAAGAAATGTTTGAATTACGCTGTCGCCCCGGCCTAGCTGTTAAGTGGAGTGATTGTTGGCAAGTGTATAAGCCGGGGCCCAGTCGTTCCAACAGAAGGTGTATTGGGATCACCTCCCCCTCCGGAGAGGCTGGGTCCCGGCTTATACTCTTCTCCGCGCACACATCCTTTAAAAAATGGGCCGGGACGACGGCCATGCCTGGTCCCTTGTTGGGTTGCGGCGGAGCTGCGCTATGAATTCGATTAAAAACCTTATTAGAGCAACAATGATCACGCTGGGTGGCGTGGTTCTGGGCCTTCTAGCCTGGCGAATAGGGCGCCAACCCACAGGACCTGGGAGTTCGCTCGTGGAAGTCCCCACCTATGGTTCGGTGAAAGATTTTGTTTTTGTCGATCAGACAGGGCAACCCTTTGGGCTTAAAAATCTAAAACAAAAATATTGGCTGGCCGACTTCTTTTTCACCCGGTGCATGGGTCCCTGCCCTCTTCTCACCAATAAAATGAAAGAACTTCAAGCCGAGTTTTCTCATAAAGAAAAACTTTCTTTTGTTTCATTTTCAGTTGATCCGGACCATGACACACCTGAAGTTCTTTCCCTATATGCCAAGACCTATGAATTGAACTTGAACAAATGGACCTTCGTCACCGGCTCAAAGGAAAAAATGTACGAATTGATTCGAGAGAGCTTTCATTTGGCCGTGGAACCCTCCAATCCGCCTTCTCTAAACGATATCTTGCACAGCCTGTACTTTGTTTTGGTGAATCCGCAAGGCCAGGTGACGGGTTATTTCAACACGGGTGACCCAGAAGCCATGAAAAAGTTGCGCCATGCACTTGCCAACATTTAACGCTGTCCTCAACCTCACGAGCACCCTTCTTCTGACGCTGGGCTTTGTATTCATCAAGAAAAAAAATG
It encodes:
- the ypmQ_1 gene encoding SCO1 protein, coding for MNSIKNLIRATMITLGGVVLGLLAWRIGRQPTGPGSSLVEVPTYGSVKDFVFVDQTGQPFGLKNLKQKYWLADFFFTRCMGPCPLLTNKMKELQAEFSHKEKLSFVSFSVDPDHDTPEVLSLYAKTYELNLNKWTFVTGSKEKMYELIRESFHLAVEPSNPPSLNDILHSLYFVLVNPQGQVTGYFNTGDPEAMKKLRHALANI
- the drrA gene encoding Daunorubicin/doxorubicin resistance ATP-binding protein DrrA encodes the protein MKTGVAPAVQVVDVNHSYTVGKKTRQVLDHLNITVKRGEIFGLLGPNGGGKTTLFKILSTAIPLTSGEVKIFDFDLKTQAHQIRNKMGVVFQHPSLDKKLTLLENIETQGVLYGLGREEIKSRSSQLLKKFSLLDRAHDFVEHLSGGLQRRAEIVKALLHEPELLLMDEPSTGLDPGSRRDLWDLLNNLKNEGVTILLTTHLMEEADKCDRVSILHHGRTIKTGTPNDLKNKIGGDMIVVHADQLDLLSSKIHQTFGLTPILIDNTLRIEMAEGHKFIPKLVESFPGLIKAVSVGKPTLEDVFVHETGQAFEDPRA
- the cyoE gene encoding Protoheme IX farnesyltransferase, with the protein product MKENKALHYLAIALAFSTLFLIFAGGLVNSMGAGLSVPDWPLSYGQIMPPMVGGVFYEHGHRMIATGVGFLTVLFASFVSFTEDRAWIKKAAWIAVGLVILQGVLGGLTVLFLLPPPISIAHATLAQTFFCLTIGLAIWTSPFWRKTSLVRQENSESIPLHRLGMALLATCFIQLILGATLRHTGRALAFHILGAFTVAIFACWFVWRVWRNYGEFGALRRVAALLLVVLISQLGLGVATYFLLRHRFDVIPPPFPAILTITAHVAIGALLLGLSMLAILLAYRTKPAHLPSLMTTLKDYFTLTKPGIGFMAGFTALAGFILGSPGEVNFLRLIHTCLGTLLAAAGAGCLNMLIEKDIDAQMARTQSRPLPSGRLKSGEVFFIGLLFSLSSVVYLSWMVNFITAFFGALTLSVYLYFYTPLKKISGVCVSIGAIAGALPPVMGWTAATGRLSIEALALFGILFFWQFPHFLSLAWLYKEDYASAGLHMLPNPLSGDRATALQMFWSSAALMLVSFLPTFLGLTGRLYFLIALSLGVVLLWFSYGFLKDIGRPQARRVFLFSLLYIPVLVTFMLINTPGKGLQ